The following coding sequences are from one Methanosarcina sp. WWM596 window:
- a CDS encoding class I SAM-dependent DNA methyltransferase, with amino-acid sequence MINGELKNKIDGIWNVFWSGGISNPLEVIEQITYLLFLRRLDDLHTLEENKSARLKRPMERRVFPEGKDPKGRPYEDLRWSHFKNFTSAEMFTVVDEHVFPFLRTLGGDDSTYAKHMEGARFTIPTPSMLSKAVDLLDSVPMENRDTKGDLYEYMLGKIASAGQNGQFRTPRHIIRLMVELTAPQPTDIICDPACGTAGFLVAAGEYLREYHPNILHDERLKQHFHYGMFHGFDFDNVMLRIGSMNMLLHGVENPDIRYRDSLAQENSSDEEAYTLVLANPPFAGSLDYENTAKDLLQIVKTKKTELLFVALFMRLLKPGGRAAVIVPDGVLFGSSKAHKELRRMLVEEQKLDAIVSLPGGVFKPYAGVSTAILLFTKTNSGGTDNVWFYDMQADGWSLDDKRSPLLDEEKLGPVPSTELTEEDHVKNNLPDVLARWQERNNNELKRARTEQSFCVPKADIAAQGYDLSLNRYKEVVHEDVEHRTPKGILESLAKLEAEIQTGMKELEEMLG; translated from the coding sequence ATGATTAATGGTGAACTGAAAAACAAAATTGATGGCATCTGGAACGTTTTCTGGTCTGGAGGAATCTCCAACCCTCTCGAAGTTATCGAGCAAATTACTTACCTGCTGTTTTTAAGGCGATTGGATGACCTGCACACGCTGGAAGAGAACAAATCCGCACGGCTCAAGCGCCCTATGGAGCGCCGTGTTTTCCCTGAAGGCAAGGACCCGAAAGGCCGCCCCTACGAGGATCTGCGCTGGTCCCACTTCAAAAACTTCACCTCTGCCGAGATGTTCACAGTTGTCGATGAGCACGTATTCCCCTTCCTGCGCACCCTCGGAGGCGACGATTCCACCTACGCAAAGCACATGGAAGGTGCTCGTTTCACTATTCCCACGCCTTCGATGCTATCAAAGGCAGTTGACCTTCTGGACAGCGTGCCCATGGAGAATCGCGATACCAAGGGAGACCTATACGAATATATGCTTGGCAAGATCGCAAGCGCCGGCCAGAACGGCCAGTTCCGTACCCCGCGCCACATTATCCGCCTGATGGTGGAACTAACCGCCCCCCAGCCAACAGACATTATATGCGATCCTGCATGCGGGACAGCCGGATTTCTCGTAGCTGCGGGCGAATACCTTCGAGAGTACCATCCGAACATCCTGCACGATGAGAGGCTGAAACAGCACTTCCACTACGGGATGTTCCACGGCTTTGATTTTGATAACGTCATGCTCCGAATAGGCAGTATGAACATGCTCCTGCACGGCGTGGAAAACCCTGACATCCGCTACCGCGACTCCCTGGCTCAGGAAAACTCCAGTGACGAAGAAGCCTATACTCTGGTGCTTGCCAATCCACCATTTGCAGGTTCGTTAGACTACGAAAATACTGCAAAAGACCTGTTGCAGATCGTCAAGACCAAGAAGACCGAATTGCTTTTCGTCGCCCTTTTTATGCGTCTGTTAAAGCCAGGCGGTCGGGCGGCTGTTATCGTTCCGGACGGCGTGCTCTTCGGCTCAAGCAAAGCCCACAAGGAACTTCGCCGTATGCTTGTCGAGGAACAGAAGCTTGATGCAATTGTTTCACTACCAGGCGGCGTTTTCAAGCCCTATGCCGGAGTTTCCACTGCCATTCTCCTTTTCACCAAAACAAATTCAGGCGGCACTGACAATGTTTGGTTCTATGACATGCAGGCCGACGGCTGGAGCCTTGACGACAAGCGCAGCCCGCTCCTGGACGAGGAAAAACTTGGTCCTGTTCCCTCAACCGAGCTTACCGAGGAGGATCACGTCAAAAACAACCTGCCTGATGTGCTGGCTCGCTGGCAGGAACGCAATAACAACGAACTCAAACGTGCCCGAACCGAGCAGAGCTTCTGCGTGCCAAAAGCCGACATCGCAGCCCAGGGCTACGACCTTTCCCTCAACCGTTACAAAGAAGTGGTACATGAAGACGTTGAACACAGGACCCCAAAAGGGATACTCGAAAGCCTCGCAAAGCTGGAAGCTGAGATTCAAACAGGGATGAAAGAGTTAGAGGAGATGTTGGGATGA
- a CDS encoding TIGR02391 family protein: protein MSAVPQFSDGQIEALARLLGECGNGDDISRVISNRGLVDESRQSTKWRRLNWVFLNCQRQHGCTNQIIDFIQSFLDPTRFVGRNDEFEANRQQLNTILSFSGLEYGKDGRFRQCETAKTLDEAEKRVRTIRAKFQGRRIHPEVLKYCRPELLQDNYFHAVFEASKGLAQRIRDLSGVQADGAALIDKAFSIEKPILAINSLRTETERSEHKGFALLLKGCFAGVRNPLAHGPKILWQGEDDAADYLSLISLLHRKLDESTVTGLKGD, encoded by the coding sequence ATGAGTGCCGTTCCGCAATTCTCAGACGGCCAAATTGAAGCACTGGCGAGATTGCTTGGAGAATGCGGAAATGGCGATGATATTTCCCGAGTTATAAGCAATCGTGGTTTGGTGGACGAATCGCGCCAATCTACAAAATGGAGACGGCTTAATTGGGTTTTTCTTAATTGTCAACGACAGCATGGTTGTACGAATCAGATCATTGACTTCATTCAATCTTTCCTAGATCCCACTCGTTTCGTTGGGCGCAATGACGAGTTCGAAGCAAATCGCCAGCAACTAAACACTATACTTTCTTTCTCAGGTTTGGAATACGGTAAGGATGGCAGATTCCGACAGTGTGAGACTGCGAAAACTCTCGATGAAGCTGAAAAAAGGGTACGAACTATCCGAGCAAAGTTTCAGGGAAGGCGCATACATCCAGAAGTCTTGAAGTATTGCAGGCCTGAGCTTCTGCAGGATAATTATTTCCATGCAGTATTTGAAGCTTCGAAGGGTCTGGCTCAGAGGATACGTGATCTTTCTGGAGTGCAGGCAGATGGAGCTGCTCTTATTGATAAGGCTTTTTCAATAGAGAAACCGATCCTGGCGATTAATTCGCTACGAACTGAAACCGAAAGGTCTGAACACAAAGGTTTTGCTTTACTTTTAAAAGGCTGTTTTGCTGGTGTCCGTAATCCGTTAGCTCATGGACCAAAAATACTCTGGCAGGGTGAAGATGATGCTGCCGATTATCTTTCTCTTATCTCACTCCTGCATAGAAAACTGGATGAATCTACCGTAACAGGACTAAAAGGAGACTGA
- a CDS encoding radical SAM protein, translated as MAAPKYLKRYLDVQRNEMPAFFKITERIPAGFKPGMELEELRKIHSESIKEYRKLREDLETEAIRVLVYPDVSDKLKLFTESFLDIPKANPSLLDLKVAIVDRMLENCHCCERRCGINRKEGEEGFCKLTDVSLYASEFLHMGEEPELIPSHTIFFTGCVFACVYCQNWDISICPECGTEVDPRKLAKLVDIRRLHGAKNVNFVTPTPHPHTVLKIVREMSANTPVVWNSNMYHSKEIAEILEGVVDVYLGDFKYGNNECALKYSKVENYLEVVQHNFEFAYETAEILLRHLVLPGHLECCTRPIAEWVAEHTPQIRFNLMFQYRPCYRAMEHPDLDRHLTLEEQTDAIDIVRGAGIEDVLI; from the coding sequence ATGGCAGCCCCGAAGTATCTGAAACGCTACCTTGATGTGCAGAGAAACGAGATGCCAGCCTTTTTTAAGATAACCGAGAGAATTCCTGCAGGGTTTAAACCAGGAATGGAGCTTGAAGAACTCCGGAAAATCCATTCTGAGAGCATCAAAGAGTACCGAAAACTCCGGGAAGACCTCGAAACCGAAGCCATTAGAGTTCTTGTATATCCTGACGTCTCGGACAAGCTGAAACTGTTTACTGAAAGCTTTCTGGATATTCCAAAAGCCAACCCCTCCCTCCTTGACCTCAAGGTTGCAATTGTGGACAGGATGCTTGAAAACTGCCACTGCTGTGAGCGCCGATGCGGGATCAACCGAAAAGAAGGCGAGGAAGGTTTCTGCAAGCTGACCGATGTCTCACTCTATGCCTCGGAGTTCCTGCACATGGGAGAAGAGCCCGAACTCATCCCTTCCCACACGATCTTTTTTACGGGCTGTGTCTTTGCCTGCGTCTACTGCCAGAACTGGGACATTTCCATCTGCCCGGAATGCGGGACTGAAGTCGACCCCCGGAAACTTGCAAAGCTTGTCGATATCAGAAGGCTCCACGGAGCAAAGAACGTAAATTTCGTAACTCCTACTCCACACCCGCACACCGTTCTGAAAATCGTGCGGGAAATGTCGGCAAATACCCCTGTGGTCTGGAATTCAAACATGTACCATTCAAAAGAAATCGCCGAAATCCTGGAAGGCGTTGTTGACGTCTACCTCGGGGATTTCAAGTACGGAAATAATGAATGTGCCCTCAAGTACTCCAAAGTGGAAAACTACCTGGAAGTCGTCCAGCACAATTTTGAATTTGCTTACGAGACCGCCGAAATCCTCCTCCGTCACCTCGTCCTCCCCGGCCACCTTGAGTGCTGCACAAGGCCGATTGCCGAATGGGTTGCAGAACACACCCCGCAGATCAGGTTCAACCTTATGTTCCAGTACAGGCCCTGCTACCGGGCGATGGAACACCCTGACCTCGACAGGCACCTGACCCTGGAAGAGCAGACGGATGCGATAGATATTGTGAGAGGGGCGGGGATAGAGGACGTGCTGATCTAA
- a CDS encoding restriction endonuclease subunit S, giving the protein MTMDQVSLGEICKEIYRYPTYYGIEYLDIGVPEVRGELITADGNIDLDRQKWRFISKTTASKFPRTSLEEGDLVMSVRGTIGKVGIVPRELCGANITANLIRMSPNKQRVYERYLWLYMRSPEFLNSLDNESSSTTIKTIKAPNLKALRIPLPPLTDQQRIADILDRAEALRAKRRAALAQLDELIQSIYIDIFGDAVSNPVGWQRYPLKNCIKHVQIGPFGSLLHKEDYVYGGIPLINPMHIEDGKIIPDPNQSITMQKHAELQLYQLRQGDVIMGRRGEMGRCAIVGPEHDGMLCGTGSLFIRPDESKATATYLQATLSSSSMRKRLEDFSLGATLPNLNRGIVEELAISLPPIELQHEYAHRIAAVEKLKTAHKASFAELDLLFASLQYRAFKGEL; this is encoded by the coding sequence ATGACTATGGATCAGGTTTCTTTAGGAGAGATATGCAAAGAAATCTACCGATATCCAACTTATTACGGCATAGAATACTTGGATATTGGAGTTCCAGAGGTAAGAGGGGAATTGATAACTGCGGATGGGAATATTGACTTGGACAGGCAGAAATGGAGATTCATTTCGAAAACAACAGCATCAAAATTTCCCCGGACGAGTCTGGAGGAAGGAGACTTGGTTATGTCTGTCCGTGGAACAATAGGCAAAGTTGGCATAGTACCCCGTGAGCTTTGTGGTGCCAATATCACAGCCAATCTCATTCGTATGTCCCCCAATAAACAAAGAGTGTATGAACGTTACCTCTGGCTGTATATGCGTTCTCCTGAGTTTCTGAATTCCTTAGATAATGAATCATCCTCAACAACAATCAAAACGATCAAGGCTCCTAATTTGAAAGCTCTCCGAATTCCACTTCCCCCTTTAACGGATCAACAGCGAATTGCAGATATTCTGGACCGTGCGGAGGCTCTTCGAGCCAAACGCCGAGCCGCCCTCGCCCAGCTCGATGAACTTATTCAATCCATATATATTGATATTTTTGGAGACGCAGTGTCCAATCCAGTGGGATGGCAGAGATATCCTTTAAAGAACTGCATCAAACATGTCCAAATCGGTCCTTTTGGATCACTTTTACATAAAGAAGACTATGTTTATGGTGGCATTCCACTCATAAATCCTATGCATATTGAAGATGGAAAAATAATTCCCGACCCAAACCAGTCTATCACTATGCAAAAACACGCTGAACTTCAGCTTTATCAACTCCGACAAGGTGATGTGATTATGGGTCGTCGAGGAGAAATGGGTCGATGCGCAATCGTAGGACCAGAGCACGATGGAATGCTCTGCGGCACCGGATCTCTGTTCATCCGTCCTGATGAGAGCAAAGCTACTGCTACTTACCTACAAGCAACGCTTTCAAGCTCATCTATGCGTAAGCGTTTAGAAGATTTTTCTCTTGGAGCCACGCTACCGAATTTGAATCGAGGAATCGTTGAAGAATTGGCTATTTCTCTGCCACCCATTGAACTGCAACACGAATACGCCCACCGTATCGCCGCCGTAGAGAAACTAAAAACAGCGCATAAAGCCTCGTTTGCAGAATTGGACTTACTCTTTGCCTCTCTCCAGTACCGGGCTTTCAAGGGGGAACTATAA
- a CDS encoding DUF262 domain-containing protein, with amino-acid sequence MKATEAKLLDFLKKSPQFVIPIYQRTYSWTEKECRQLWDDILRTGSSDEISAHFVGSIVYIEKGIYHVTNQSPLLVIDGQQRLTTVTLLIAALARALEKLDEEKREPLDGFSPRKLRNYYLLNPEEEGEKYYKLILSQTDKDSLTSIVGNREQPKEYSLRVMENFKLFESWIAGCKDNLMPLCKGLAKLIVVDIALNRDQDNPQLIFESMNSTGKELSQADLIRNYILMGLEPQLQTRLYEQFWRPMEVDFGQEAYSEQFDGFMRHYLTVKTGEIPRIGEVYDAFKVHASSQKTAQAGVEALVADIRIYSRYFCAMALGTETDPGLKLAFHDLRELRVDVAYPFLLELYHDYATGVLSREDFVAAVRLVEAYVFRRAICSIPTNSMNKTFATFSRALKKDRYLKSIQVYLLQLPSYRRFPNDEEFRRELQIRDLYNFRSRSYWIRRLENYGHKERVLVDEYTIEHIMPQNENLSTAWKTELGLEWKRIHETWLHTLGNLTLTGYNSEYSDRSFTEKSDMPGGFKESPLKLNKGLGQLDQWNEDSIKERAGRLAEIALDVWTMPKLATDIIEAYKPKAAASGYTIENHPHLLTGTMHELFEAFRKQVLALDPCVTEEFLKLYVAYKAETNFVDVVPQAKRLILSLNLPFSGINDPKGLCKDVSDIGCWGNGDVKVGLRSLDELPYVMGLVRQSFERQMGNGGN; translated from the coding sequence GTGAAAGCTACTGAAGCCAAATTACTCGATTTTCTCAAAAAATCCCCCCAATTTGTGATTCCTATTTACCAGCGCACATACTCATGGACTGAAAAAGAGTGCAGGCAGCTATGGGATGATATTCTTCGTACAGGTAGTAGTGATGAAATCTCAGCTCACTTTGTTGGCTCTATTGTCTACATAGAAAAAGGAATCTATCATGTAACCAATCAGTCTCCTCTGCTCGTAATCGACGGTCAGCAGCGTCTGACCACAGTAACCCTGCTGATAGCAGCTCTTGCCAGAGCGCTGGAAAAACTTGATGAGGAAAAACGTGAGCCTCTGGATGGATTTTCTCCCCGCAAACTGCGCAATTATTATCTGCTTAACCCGGAGGAAGAAGGAGAAAAGTATTACAAACTTATCCTTTCGCAGACGGATAAGGATTCGCTTACCTCTATTGTCGGCAACAGAGAGCAGCCAAAAGAATATTCTCTGCGAGTGATGGAGAATTTCAAACTTTTTGAATCGTGGATTGCTGGGTGTAAAGACAATCTCATGCCTCTGTGTAAAGGGCTGGCCAAACTTATAGTAGTTGATATCGCACTCAACCGCGATCAGGATAATCCACAGCTTATTTTTGAAAGCATGAACTCAACCGGCAAAGAACTCAGCCAGGCCGACCTGATCCGCAACTATATCCTGATGGGGCTGGAACCGCAACTGCAGACAAGGCTCTATGAACAGTTCTGGCGGCCAATGGAAGTGGATTTCGGACAGGAAGCCTACAGTGAGCAGTTCGACGGATTCATGCGCCATTATTTGACTGTAAAAACCGGGGAGATTCCCAGAATTGGGGAAGTCTATGATGCGTTTAAGGTTCACGCCAGTTCCCAAAAAACAGCACAAGCAGGAGTAGAAGCACTTGTAGCCGATATCCGGATATATTCTCGATACTTCTGCGCTATGGCACTGGGAACAGAGACAGATCCCGGTCTGAAACTGGCCTTCCATGACTTACGCGAGCTTAGGGTAGATGTGGCCTATCCATTCCTGCTCGAACTGTATCACGACTACGCAACCGGAGTGCTGTCCAGGGAAGATTTTGTTGCAGCAGTTCGGCTGGTGGAAGCCTACGTGTTCCGGCGCGCTATCTGCTCTATCCCCACAAATTCAATGAATAAGACCTTTGCAACCTTTTCCAGAGCACTCAAAAAAGATCGTTACCTCAAAAGCATCCAGGTATATCTTCTTCAGTTGCCTTCGTATCGCCGCTTTCCAAACGACGAGGAATTCCGGCGTGAATTGCAAATCCGTGACCTCTACAACTTCCGAAGCCGTAGTTATTGGATAAGACGATTGGAAAACTACGGACATAAAGAACGTGTGCTGGTAGATGAGTACACCATCGAGCATATCATGCCACAGAATGAGAACCTCTCCACAGCCTGGAAAACGGAACTTGGCTTGGAGTGGAAACGAATTCATGAGACATGGCTGCATACTCTTGGAAACCTCACACTCACTGGCTACAACTCTGAGTACAGTGACCGGTCTTTCACTGAGAAATCTGATATGCCGGGCGGCTTCAAGGAAAGTCCGCTCAAACTCAATAAAGGACTTGGTCAGCTCGACCAGTGGAACGAAGACTCTATCAAAGAAAGGGCAGGTAGGCTGGCAGAAATAGCTCTTGATGTATGGACAATGCCAAAGCTGGCTACCGATATCATTGAGGCGTACAAGCCAAAGGCTGCCGCATCTGGTTACACAATTGAAAACCATCCACACCTGCTAACTGGAACCATGCATGAGTTGTTCGAGGCCTTCCGTAAGCAAGTGTTAGCCCTCGATCCCTGTGTAACTGAGGAGTTTCTCAAGCTTTATGTCGCCTACAAAGCTGAGACTAACTTTGTGGATGTGGTGCCACAAGCTAAGCGGCTGATCCTGTCACTCAATCTGCCTTTTTCTGGCATAAACGATCCCAAAGGACTCTGCAAGGACGTTTCAGACATCGGGTGTTGGGGCAACGGTGATGTAAAAGTAGGCTTGAGATCGCTGGATGAGCTACCCTATGTGATGGGTCTGGTGCGACAATCTTTTGAGCGACAAATGGGGAACGGAGGAAATTAA